From a region of the Oryza sativa Japonica Group chromosome 6, ASM3414082v1 genome:
- the LOC136357016 gene encoding uncharacterized protein — translation MAFDGALNSQGAGAGFILTSPSGDQFKHAIHLNFRATSNTTEYEGLLARIRAAAALGVKRLIVKEDSELVANRVHKDYKCSSPELSKYLAEVRKLEKRFDGIEPSVKEASDDGSTVVPDISSGATEAEHIVTDVETTDDWQTLLTKFLSSDEFPEDDAEAEKITRQAKIYCMIGNNLYKKVPNGVLLKCISSDDGKHLLLDIHEGIYGSHAGGRTLVGRAFRQGFFWPTALKDACDMVQRCEACQFHSKHTRLPAQALQTIPLTWPFSCWGLDILGPFPRGQGSYKFLFVAIDKFTKWIEATPTGEIKADNAIKFIKGIFCRYGLPHRIITDNGS, via the exons atggcgttcgacggcgcactcaacagccaaggagcaggggcagggttcatcttgacatcaccttcgggagatcagttcaagcatgcaattcacctcaactttaGGGCGACCAGCAACACAaccgagtacgaaggactacttgCCAGGATAAGAGCAGCAGCCGCACTTGGAGTCAAGCGACTAATCGTGAAAGAGGATTCAGAACTAGTCGCGAACCGggtgcacaaagactacaagtgctctagccccgagttatccaagtacctcgcagaagtcaggaagctggagaaGAGGtttgatgggatcgag CCATCGGTGAAAGAGGCAAGCGACGACGGTAGCACGGTTGTCCCCGACATcagctcgggggctacagaggcgGAACACATCGTTACCGATGTCGAGACCACAGACGATTGGCAGACCCTGCTCACCAAGTTCTTGAGTAGCGACGAGTTTCCCGAAGACGATGCAGAAGCTGAGAAGATAACCCGACAAGCCAAGATCTATTGTATGATCGGCAACAATCTGTACAAAAAGGTGCCAAATggagtacttctcaaatgcatcTCGTCTGACGACGGCAAACATCTCCTCCTGgacatacatgaagggatcTACGGGTCACACGCCGGTGGACGGACATTGGTAGGAAgagcttttcgacaagggttttttTGGCCGACTGCGCTCAAAGACGCCTGCGACATGGTgcagcggtgtgaagcctgtcaatttcacagcaaacacacaagactaccagcgcaagcactccagactatccctcttacttggccattctcgtgctgggggctcgatatactcggaccattcccacgaggacagggcagcTACAAGTTCCTGTTCGTGGccatcgacaagttcaccaagtggattgaagcgacgcccacgggggaaatcaaggccgataaTGCCATCAAGTTtatcaaagggatattctgcagatatggattgcctcaccgcatcataacaGACAACGGCTCCTAG